The genomic region GAAAAAGCTGAAAAAGATGCCCTGGAAGAGGCTGGCAAAGAACTATCTGACAAGTTGATGCCAATAGGCGCCAAAATGTATGAGCAGGCTCAGAAGGAAGAATCTGAAAGTAAAGACGCCAAGTCAGAAGATAAAGAATCCAGTAAAGACGAACCAGTTGAAGGCGAAGTCGTCGACAACAAGGAAGACTAATGCCAGAAAAAGAACCATTTTTGTGTGATGGTTGTCCTGGAAAGGGTAATCCTTACGTTGACTTTGATGTTAACGGGAGTTGTTATTTCAGAAGTGTTGATTCGTTCCTCCAAACTAGAAGATATCGTATAGAATGTCCAGAACAGTATTCTTCGAACAAAGAGCTGGCAGAATTGAGTTCTGCATATCTTAGATATTTTGATGAGGAAGCAGGAGAGTATTACGAAGAGCAAGGTAGAATTGAGGAGGCATATTTAGGGATTCTGTGCGCAGAGCGTTTTTTGGCCGGTCACTGTACCAAGACAAGAAATCAAATCTTGAAGGAAAGTGAGATATAGTTAATATATGGCAAAAAGGGATTACTATGAGGTATTGGGTGTTGGCAAGAACGCTAGTGACGACGAGCTAAAAAAGGCTTTTCGAAAAAAGGCAATACAATATCACCCAGATAAAGGTGGCGATGAAGCTAAATTTAAAGAGGTCAATGAAGCTTACGAGGTTTTAAAAGACAGTAAAAAACGCCAACGTTATGATCAATTCGGTCATGCGGGTGTTGGGAGTAGTGCGGCGAGTGACGGATCTGCTGGCGGTAACCCATTCGGTGGTGGTTTTGGAGGATTTCAAGGGCAAAATATCAATATAGATTTTGATGATTTAGGTTTGGGTGATATTTTTGGTAGCTTTTTTGGTGGTGGCGGTAATGGAGAGAAGCACAGAAAGGCACGTGGTAATGACGTCCAAACTAGGCTTGATTTGTCATTCGAACAGGCAATATTTGGAACAAATATCGACCTAGACTTGAACCTGAATGATACTTGCGAGCACTGCAAAGGTAGTACTGTTGAGCCCGGACATCAGATGAAGACATGCCCAACATGTAATGGCGCAGGTCAAACGGTGAGAGTAATGCGAACAGTGCTTGGAAATATCCAACAAGCAGCAGTTTGTGATTCTTGTAAGGGTTCGGGTAAGGTCCCTGAAAAGATATGTACAGTATGTCGAGGATCAGGCGTAGAGCGTAAAAACCAAAAAATCAAACTCAAGGTGCCAGCAGGTGTAGATGACGGAGCTACAATACGCTTGAGTGGTCATGGTGAGGCTGTGGCAAATGGGCCAAAAGGAGATCTGTATGTGTCTATCCATGTAAAGGCGCATAAAAAATTCACCAGAGAAGGTGACCTAGTGCTAAGCGAAGAAGTTGTTGATATGGTTGATGCAGCTTTAGGTACAGAAATAGATGTTGAAACGGTTGATGGTGTAGTGCGAATGAAGATTCCAGCCGGAACCCAAAGTGGCACAGACTTTAAGTTAAGTGGCCATGGAGTTCCGCACATTCAGTCAAAGGGTAGAGGCGCACATATCGTAACAGTCACCGTTAAAACTCCAACCAAGCTCAGCAAAAAACAACAAGAATTACTTAAACAGTTTAAGTCTTCGCACAAAAAAGGATTTTTTGGTTAATCTTTTTGATCGTCGATTACTTGTATTTGGTCCTTGTAGTATTCTAACTGTTCGTTAATAATCGGTTCCCATGCATCAAAGTTGGCGCGATGTTCAAAGGCCGTTTGCGTATAGTCATCCATAGTTCCTAATATCGATTGCGCTATAGCAAGCTTTGAGCCAGGGCTTCTACCTAGATATATATCTAGCAGTTTGTCTTTACCTTCAGGAATTTCTTCAAGATTACTACCAAAAGGATTACTCACCTTGACATCGTGGTTATCGATGCTTGCTTTTATGAAATCACATACCGAATCAAACGCTACAGATGCTTGGTCTTTCGAATAATATATAGCGTTAATTTTGCTCAGTCTAAGAGCTGGATTAATGAAGAGGCCATCAGCATTAAGTGTTAGTAAAGGGTCATTTTGATCTCTGTCTGAAGGTAAGACTTTGTCGATAATATCCATCCACTGAGGCTGGTTATCGATT from Candidatus Nomurabacteria bacterium harbors:
- the dnaJ gene encoding molecular chaperone DnaJ encodes the protein MAKRDYYEVLGVGKNASDDELKKAFRKKAIQYHPDKGGDEAKFKEVNEAYEVLKDSKKRQRYDQFGHAGVGSSAASDGSAGGNPFGGGFGGFQGQNINIDFDDLGLGDIFGSFFGGGGNGEKHRKARGNDVQTRLDLSFEQAIFGTNIDLDLNLNDTCEHCKGSTVEPGHQMKTCPTCNGAGQTVRVMRTVLGNIQQAAVCDSCKGSGKVPEKICTVCRGSGVERKNQKIKLKVPAGVDDGATIRLSGHGEAVANGPKGDLYVSIHVKAHKKFTREGDLVLSEEVVDMVDAALGTEIDVETVDGVVRMKIPAGTQSGTDFKLSGHGVPHIQSKGRGAHIVTVTVKTPTKLSKKQQELLKQFKSSHKKGFFG